From Thermogemmata fonticola, one genomic window encodes:
- the truA gene encoding tRNA pseudouridine(38-40) synthase TruA, with translation MRNFAITLRYDGTDFCGWQRQPGQRSVQETVERAIAAITQEPALRLNGSGRTDAGVHALSQVANFFSQTRLNCSTLLRGVNSQLPPDVAVTCLVEVPQSFDANKDARSKRYRYVVQTGDQPDPFLRRYAWYVRGKLDVAAMQEAARALLGRHDFSAFATSGSERLSTRRTVLAVDLYTVAHCLFIEVEADGFLYNMVRTIVGSLIEVGRGKWPISRLQEVLFRRDRRSAGPTAPPQGLFLLKVRYETDLAMSPWCRALPLTAPSPFSNQQPDQLALLPLLIDVHQPPPPAPSLPES, from the coding sequence GTGCGCAACTTTGCCATCACTCTCCGTTATGACGGTACCGATTTCTGTGGCTGGCAAAGACAGCCAGGACAACGGAGTGTCCAGGAAACGGTCGAGCGGGCGATAGCGGCCATCACTCAGGAGCCTGCCCTGCGTCTCAATGGCAGCGGTCGTACAGATGCTGGAGTTCATGCGCTCAGCCAAGTAGCCAATTTCTTCAGCCAGACACGTTTGAACTGTTCTACGCTCCTGCGGGGCGTCAATTCCCAATTACCTCCTGATGTGGCAGTGACATGCCTGGTGGAAGTGCCCCAAAGCTTCGATGCTAACAAGGATGCCCGCTCCAAGCGTTATCGCTATGTAGTGCAGACAGGAGACCAACCGGACCCGTTTCTCCGCCGCTATGCCTGGTATGTGCGCGGCAAACTAGATGTGGCCGCCATGCAGGAAGCCGCCCGCGCCCTTCTGGGCCGCCATGATTTCTCCGCGTTCGCCACCTCCGGTTCCGAACGGCTCAGCACCCGGCGAACCGTACTGGCCGTTGATCTCTACACCGTAGCACATTGCCTTTTTATCGAGGTGGAAGCCGACGGCTTCCTCTACAACATGGTTCGCACCATCGTCGGCAGCCTGATCGAAGTCGGGCGAGGAAAATGGCCTATCAGCCGCCTGCAGGAAGTTCTGTTCCGTCGCGACCGCCGATCGGCCGGCCCAACTGCACCGCCGCAAGGGCTGTTTCTCCTAAAAGTCCGCTATGAAACTGACCTCGCCATGTCACCATGGTGTAGAGCGCTCCCCCTTACCGCCCCGTCCCCTTTCTCGAACCAGCAGCCTGACCAGTTGGCACTGCTGCCCCTGCTCATCGATGTCCACCAGCCGCCACCCCCAGCGCCATCCCTGCCGGAATCATAG
- a CDS encoding aspartate-semialdehyde dehydrogenase, translating into MAGVDVAIVGATGAVGDLMRRVLLERKFPVRSIKFLASARSTGKTVEFGGQIYPVEAIRAEAFEGVQIVLGSTPSAVSREYAPLAARAGAIVIDNSSAWRMDPDCPLVVPEVNAEQLHQIKKGIVANPNCAAIPLCVALKPLHDRWRVKRVVVATYQSSSGKGAKGLVDFEAQLQAWVRGEPIPPPAAHRGQLAGNVLTLDWTLDTNGFTEEENKVIQETKKILGDTGIGVCATCVRVPVKVAHSEAVTVEFHRTPSVEEAREALRQAPGVRLLDERQGEVPQPIHAAGTDLTYVGRVRQDPSHPQALCLWLVADNLRKGAATNAVQCAEELLRRGIVTPRN; encoded by the coding sequence GTGGCGGGTGTGGATGTCGCGATCGTCGGGGCAACAGGAGCCGTGGGAGACCTGATGCGGCGCGTGCTGCTGGAACGAAAGTTTCCCGTACGCTCGATCAAGTTCCTAGCGTCGGCTCGCAGTACTGGCAAAACCGTTGAATTCGGAGGGCAAATCTACCCTGTGGAAGCCATTCGCGCCGAGGCTTTCGAGGGGGTTCAGATTGTCCTGGGAAGCACTCCAAGCGCAGTGAGCCGGGAATATGCCCCTCTGGCCGCTCGCGCTGGAGCGATCGTCATCGACAATTCCTCAGCTTGGCGAATGGACCCCGATTGCCCACTCGTCGTGCCGGAGGTCAACGCTGAGCAGTTGCACCAAATCAAAAAGGGTATTGTCGCTAACCCGAATTGTGCGGCGATTCCTTTGTGTGTGGCTCTCAAGCCCCTCCATGATCGCTGGCGGGTCAAACGGGTGGTCGTCGCCACGTATCAATCCTCGTCCGGGAAAGGCGCCAAAGGGTTGGTGGATTTCGAGGCGCAATTGCAAGCCTGGGTGCGTGGGGAACCTATCCCCCCTCCTGCAGCCCACCGCGGCCAACTTGCTGGCAATGTCCTGACCCTGGATTGGACTCTCGATACCAACGGATTCACGGAAGAGGAAAACAAGGTCATTCAGGAAACGAAGAAGATCCTGGGCGATACGGGAATCGGAGTGTGTGCCACCTGTGTCCGCGTCCCCGTGAAGGTGGCCCATAGTGAGGCGGTGACCGTGGAGTTTCACCGCACACCTTCAGTGGAGGAAGCACGGGAAGCCCTCCGCCAGGCACCAGGTGTCCGCTTGCTGGATGAACGGCAGGGAGAAGTGCCCCAACCAATCCATGCCGCCGGGACAGACCTGACCTATGTGGGCCGGGTCCGGCAAGACCCCAGCCATCCCCAGGCTTTGTGTTTGTGGCTGGTCGCAGACAATCTGCGTAAAGGGGCCGCCACCAATGCTGTTCAATGTGCAGAAGAGTTGCTGCGCCGCGGGATTGTCACACCCCGCAACTGA
- a CDS encoding M81 family metallopeptidase has protein sequence MRVAVAGCLHESNTFVGSWTDRRCFVEGYLGWGEALIPVWGPAHHEVGGFLAALAQEGVDTIPIGMAWATPGGPVTDAFFDEVCDRFCTELRRCRPDGILLALHGAMVTPRFHSADTELLSRVRSAVGDDIPVAVTLDFHANVTAEMADLADIIVAYQTYPHVDQWQCGYKAAQLLISALRQKRRPVTVVAKPPLFIPILAQETQQPPMSELLEQARQLEQRPGVLAVSLVAGFPYADVPAMGASVVVVAQGDQRPAAAEAAEELAASLWSRRHQLQVPAYTIPEAVQRGCTAPSTPVLLIDLGDNIGGGTAGDGTRLLEELLRQKVQGFLAVLWAPEAVAMARQRGVGASLTVTVGGTDPRQGSPLTLHGIVRALHDGRWIEPDPRHGGRRFHDQGPTAVLELDDDNLLVLNSLRTPPFSLGQLTSLGLEPARRRMIIVKAAIAYKAAYTSIAGTILPVDTPGPTAAQPHLWPEHFPYARISRPLFPLDAEALW, from the coding sequence ATGCGTGTGGCTGTGGCGGGTTGCCTGCACGAGTCCAACACTTTTGTGGGAAGCTGGACCGATCGCCGCTGCTTTGTCGAAGGCTATCTGGGTTGGGGGGAGGCGTTGATACCCGTCTGGGGTCCTGCCCATCATGAAGTGGGTGGCTTTTTGGCTGCCTTGGCGCAGGAAGGTGTGGATACAATCCCGATCGGAATGGCTTGGGCCACGCCGGGAGGCCCGGTGACCGATGCGTTCTTTGATGAGGTTTGCGATCGGTTCTGCACGGAATTGCGTCGTTGTCGTCCCGATGGCATCCTCCTGGCGCTCCACGGCGCAATGGTCACGCCCCGTTTCCATAGCGCTGACACCGAACTCTTGTCCCGCGTCCGGTCTGCTGTCGGCGATGACATTCCTGTAGCTGTTACTTTGGATTTCCATGCCAATGTCACCGCGGAAATGGCTGACTTGGCCGACATCATCGTTGCCTATCAGACTTATCCTCACGTGGATCAATGGCAGTGCGGATACAAGGCAGCCCAACTTCTCATAAGTGCCCTTCGGCAGAAACGCCGTCCCGTGACAGTTGTGGCCAAACCTCCGTTATTCATTCCCATTTTGGCTCAGGAGACGCAACAGCCACCGATGAGCGAACTCCTGGAGCAGGCCCGGCAACTCGAACAACGTCCGGGAGTGCTGGCGGTCAGCCTTGTGGCGGGGTTCCCCTATGCAGATGTGCCGGCGATGGGAGCCTCGGTGGTGGTGGTGGCCCAAGGAGACCAGCGTCCCGCAGCCGCCGAAGCGGCGGAAGAATTGGCTGCCTCTTTGTGGTCCCGACGTCACCAACTCCAGGTTCCGGCATATACGATCCCGGAGGCGGTCCAGCGGGGGTGCACGGCTCCGAGCACGCCTGTTCTCCTCATCGACCTGGGAGATAACATCGGAGGCGGTACAGCGGGGGATGGCACCCGATTACTGGAAGAGTTGCTCCGCCAGAAAGTGCAGGGGTTCCTGGCTGTACTCTGGGCACCTGAGGCTGTGGCCATGGCCCGTCAGCGAGGTGTGGGTGCTTCGTTAACCGTCACGGTGGGCGGTACAGACCCCCGCCAGGGTTCTCCCCTGACCCTGCATGGGATTGTGCGCGCGCTGCATGATGGTCGCTGGATCGAACCGGACCCTCGTCATGGCGGTCGGCGCTTTCATGACCAAGGCCCCACGGCCGTTCTGGAACTCGACGATGACAATCTGCTGGTTCTCAATTCGCTCCGCACGCCGCCCTTCAGTTTGGGCCAATTGACGAGCCTGGGTCTGGAGCCGGCTCGGCGGCGGATGATCATCGTCAAGGCAGCCATCGCATATAAGGCGGCCTATACATCAATCGCTGGGACGATCCTGCCAGTCGACACTCCCGGACCGACCGCTGCGCAACCCCATCTCTGGCCTGAACATTTTCCCTATGCTCGGATCTCCCGCCCTTTATTCCCCTTGGATGCGGAAGCGCTCTGGTAA
- a CDS encoding RraA family protein gives MTTPGNHSQRQDWVERLGRLYTAVVCDILDSLGYRQQAFHPRIRPLWPEARCAGFALTVQTAPARERDPAHPYAGELAAVDTLQPDDVLVVSPCQWSFWGELLSTAARYRGCRGVILDGPTRDSRAIQQMQFPVFHVGCHPADSRGRLEVIAHNVPISCGEVLVYPGDLILADHDGIVAIPQSIAEEVLRRAEEKVSGENQVRKALAAGMSATQAFQRFGIL, from the coding sequence ATGACAACCCCAGGGAATCATTCTCAGCGGCAGGACTGGGTGGAGCGGTTAGGCCGGTTGTACACGGCGGTGGTGTGCGACATTCTCGATAGTCTGGGATACCGCCAACAGGCATTCCACCCTCGGATCCGTCCTCTCTGGCCGGAGGCCCGTTGTGCCGGTTTCGCATTAACGGTGCAAACGGCTCCCGCACGCGAGCGAGACCCCGCCCACCCCTATGCTGGCGAACTAGCCGCCGTCGATACTTTGCAACCGGATGATGTTCTGGTAGTATCCCCTTGCCAGTGGAGTTTCTGGGGGGAATTGCTTTCGACCGCTGCCCGCTACCGCGGTTGCCGGGGAGTGATTCTCGATGGTCCGACACGGGACAGCCGAGCCATCCAGCAAATGCAATTTCCGGTGTTCCACGTAGGTTGTCACCCCGCTGACAGTCGGGGACGGCTGGAGGTAATTGCCCATAATGTCCCCATTTCTTGCGGGGAAGTGCTGGTCTATCCGGGAGATCTGATCCTGGCGGACCACGATGGTATCGTGGCTATTCCTCAGAGTATCGCCGAGGAAGTTCTTCGTCGTGCCGAGGAGAAGGTCAGCGGGGAAAATCAAGTCCGTAAGGCCTTGGCGGCAGGAATGAGCGCCACCCAGGCTTTCCAGCGTTTTGGCATCCTCTAG
- a CDS encoding DUF933 domain-containing protein, producing the protein MKVGLVGFAGSGKSTVFEWLSGERPDPAKVQQGQTAMVDVPDDRLRAITARYRPKKPEPVFAKLALLDTPGLLTEERKDNPRRLAIIREAGAIVVVLDGFSRRDWVEQWRRFREECLLADLEVVSNRMSRLELQLKKRARPPKEIEADEAELRLLQRIGQALEQGQPASALGLNPDEEKMVRSFQLLTLKPEIVLINRGETPIPEPELAELKRLSPTVLHAPAKLELELQALPEDDRRVFMQELGLQQLQREEVIRGIFYGAGRQVFFTVGEDECRSWAIPVGATVLEAAACIHTDLAEKFVRANVISYADFLACGYSEKEAKTRGLMRTEGKTYIVQDGDIIHILASS; encoded by the coding sequence ATGAAAGTCGGGCTAGTCGGATTTGCCGGTTCGGGAAAGAGCACGGTTTTCGAGTGGCTCAGTGGGGAAAGGCCGGACCCTGCCAAGGTACAACAGGGCCAAACGGCGATGGTGGACGTACCAGACGACCGACTGCGCGCCATCACGGCTCGGTATCGACCCAAGAAACCGGAACCGGTGTTCGCCAAGCTAGCGCTGCTGGATACGCCAGGCCTTCTCACCGAAGAGCGTAAGGACAACCCTCGCCGGTTGGCCATCATCCGCGAGGCAGGCGCCATAGTCGTGGTGCTGGACGGTTTCAGCCGTCGTGACTGGGTGGAACAATGGCGGCGATTCCGGGAGGAATGCCTTTTGGCAGACCTGGAAGTGGTCAGCAATCGCATGAGTCGGCTAGAGTTGCAACTGAAAAAACGCGCTCGCCCCCCCAAGGAAATCGAAGCCGATGAAGCCGAACTACGCCTGCTGCAACGCATCGGACAGGCGCTGGAACAAGGTCAACCCGCCTCCGCCTTGGGTCTGAACCCAGACGAGGAAAAGATGGTGCGGAGCTTCCAGTTGCTGACGCTCAAGCCGGAAATCGTACTGATCAACCGCGGGGAAACACCCATCCCAGAGCCAGAGCTAGCGGAGTTGAAGCGGTTGTCACCCACCGTCTTGCACGCCCCCGCGAAACTTGAGCTAGAGCTGCAAGCCCTCCCGGAGGACGATCGCCGAGTGTTCATGCAGGAACTGGGTTTGCAACAGTTGCAGCGCGAGGAGGTGATCCGCGGCATTTTCTACGGGGCCGGCCGGCAAGTCTTCTTCACGGTTGGGGAAGATGAATGCCGCTCTTGGGCCATCCCGGTCGGGGCCACAGTTCTGGAAGCAGCCGCCTGCATCCACACAGACCTGGCGGAGAAGTTCGTCCGGGCCAATGTCATCAGCTATGCGGATTTCCTCGCCTGCGGATATTCGGAAAAAGAAGCCAAAACCCGCGGCCTTATGCGCACTGAAGGAAAAACGTATATCGTTCAGGACGGGGACATCATCCACATCCTCGCCTCCAGTTGA
- the dapA gene encoding 4-hydroxy-tetrahydrodipicolinate synthase: protein MATTRGEMFAGVTVALVTPFRNGEIDWSELGRLVDWHCEQGTPALAPCGTTGESPTLSHEEHERVVAYVCERARGRLKVMAGTGSNCTAEAIRMTKAAKKAGADGTLQVGPYYNKPTQEGYYRHFAAIAEAVDLPMVLYNIPGRTGSNILPETIARLAQAFPHVVAVKEASGSLDQASQIAALCDLTLLSGDDSLTLPLMSIGGRGVVSVVGNIVPQDMMALVHAFNRGQIAEAQRWHHKLFPLCRDMLSVATNPIPIKTAMKLLGRGTGELRLPMCPLDAAGEQRIRQTLINYGLL from the coding sequence ATGGCCACGACACGCGGGGAAATGTTCGCAGGAGTCACGGTAGCGCTCGTGACGCCATTCCGCAACGGCGAAATCGATTGGTCGGAATTGGGACGGCTAGTGGACTGGCACTGCGAGCAAGGCACGCCGGCCTTGGCACCCTGCGGGACCACGGGAGAATCCCCGACCCTCAGTCACGAGGAGCATGAACGGGTCGTGGCCTATGTTTGCGAGCGGGCACGCGGGCGGCTCAAGGTGATGGCGGGTACCGGCTCCAATTGTACGGCTGAGGCTATCCGCATGACCAAAGCGGCCAAGAAGGCCGGGGCAGATGGCACCCTCCAAGTCGGTCCCTATTACAACAAGCCGACGCAGGAAGGATACTACCGTCACTTTGCGGCCATCGCGGAAGCGGTGGACCTGCCCATGGTGCTGTATAACATCCCAGGCCGCACTGGCTCCAATATCCTCCCAGAAACTATCGCCCGTCTCGCTCAGGCTTTTCCCCACGTCGTGGCGGTCAAAGAAGCCTCGGGTTCCCTCGACCAAGCTAGCCAGATTGCCGCTTTGTGCGATCTAACGCTGCTGAGCGGAGACGACAGCCTGACACTCCCCCTCATGAGCATCGGAGGACGCGGCGTGGTCAGTGTGGTGGGCAATATCGTCCCACAAGACATGATGGCCTTGGTCCATGCTTTCAATCGGGGCCAGATCGCTGAAGCGCAACGCTGGCATCACAAACTCTTCCCCCTCTGCCGGGATATGCTCAGTGTAGCCACCAACCCGATCCCCATCAAAACCGCCATGAAGCTCCTCGGACGCGGGACTGGAGAATTGCGCTTGCCCATGTGTCCGTTGGACGCTGCCGGTGAACAACGGATCCGGCAAACCCTGATCAACTACGGCTTGCTCTGA
- the aroE gene encoding shikimate dehydrogenase, with protein sequence MYPDRVLVVIGRTRHKMVVAELQEAVKRGAKFIELRLDFLAKAVEFKRLTPYKQCAWVATLRRPADGGRFTGTENERQMILRQAIVSGAFEWVDLETDIASTIPRYGSVKRIISYHNVSETPAALEDIYAGMLKQDGDVYKIAVAAQRPEDVARVLKLQQSAPKPTVAFCLGDIGQPSRFLSLRWGAPWIYAAFNKERGIAPGLPNWDEFRYNYPVATLQRNTRVFGVLGDPVDHSLSPLLHNQLFRRMGVDAIYLPFRVPKGMLAEALQAYGSVPVSGYSVTIPHKEMAATLAREKQTEVEVTAAANTLVRRSDGQFVAYNTDYSAAVESLRAHFQERAKDGPVPQFGQLTFLILGAGGVARAIAHALHREGAHLTITSRTYERAQRLAEEVHCRVVDWQARHSVSCDVLINCTPVGMHPNVDEAPIHFSFLNPGMTVFDTIYRPETTLLIREARSRGCHTITGVDMFVRQAARQFELFTGLTPDLELMRDIVRRALSPLTHAFDEPIGSAAPSTTAPSSAEKPDSTG encoded by the coding sequence ATGTATCCCGATCGTGTTCTGGTTGTAATTGGCCGGACCCGGCACAAGATGGTGGTGGCGGAGCTTCAGGAGGCCGTCAAGCGAGGGGCGAAGTTCATCGAGCTGCGCCTGGACTTTCTAGCCAAAGCGGTGGAATTCAAGCGCCTGACGCCCTACAAGCAGTGTGCGTGGGTGGCCACGTTACGCCGGCCTGCCGATGGTGGGCGCTTCACAGGTACGGAAAACGAACGGCAGATGATCCTGCGGCAAGCCATTGTGTCCGGGGCGTTTGAATGGGTCGATCTGGAAACCGACATCGCCTCGACCATTCCCCGATACGGTTCGGTCAAGCGGATCATCAGTTATCACAACGTCAGCGAGACACCGGCGGCACTGGAGGATATTTACGCGGGGATGCTGAAGCAGGACGGGGATGTTTACAAAATCGCCGTGGCGGCCCAGCGCCCGGAGGATGTGGCCCGCGTTCTGAAATTGCAGCAGAGCGCTCCCAAGCCGACGGTGGCGTTTTGCCTGGGAGATATAGGCCAGCCCAGCCGCTTCCTATCGCTCCGCTGGGGGGCACCGTGGATCTATGCCGCTTTCAACAAGGAGCGAGGAATCGCTCCCGGTTTGCCCAATTGGGACGAGTTCCGCTACAACTACCCGGTTGCGACACTCCAGCGGAATACCCGAGTGTTCGGCGTTTTGGGAGACCCGGTCGATCACAGTCTCAGTCCGCTGCTGCACAATCAACTGTTCCGTCGCATGGGAGTGGATGCCATTTATTTGCCCTTCCGTGTTCCTAAGGGGATGCTGGCCGAGGCGTTGCAGGCCTACGGCAGCGTACCGGTCAGCGGCTATAGCGTGACCATCCCTCACAAGGAAATGGCAGCGACCCTGGCCCGCGAAAAACAAACCGAGGTGGAAGTGACCGCGGCAGCGAACACCCTGGTACGACGCTCAGACGGTCAATTTGTGGCCTACAACACCGACTATTCCGCAGCCGTGGAATCCCTCCGCGCTCACTTCCAGGAACGAGCCAAGGATGGACCGGTTCCTCAATTTGGTCAACTTACCTTCTTGATCCTCGGAGCGGGCGGAGTGGCGCGTGCCATCGCCCACGCTTTGCATCGCGAAGGAGCGCACCTGACTATCACGAGTCGGACCTATGAACGTGCCCAACGCTTGGCTGAGGAAGTCCACTGCCGGGTCGTGGATTGGCAGGCCCGCCATAGCGTCAGTTGTGATGTCCTGATCAACTGCACCCCAGTCGGGATGCATCCGAACGTGGATGAAGCTCCCATCCACTTCAGCTTCCTCAATCCTGGCATGACCGTGTTTGATACCATCTACCGTCCGGAGACGACGCTGCTCATCCGCGAAGCGCGTAGCCGGGGATGCCATACGATCACGGGTGTGGACATGTTCGTGCGGCAGGCGGCACGCCAATTCGAGTTGTTCACCGGCTTGACCCCGGACTTAGAATTGATGCGTGATATCGTACGCAGGGCCCTCTCACCCCTCACTCACGCTTTCGATGAACCGATTGGCTCCGCCGCTCCTTCCACCACGGCTCCTTCCTCGGCGGAAAAGCCGGACAGCACAGGCTGA
- the aroL gene encoding shikimate kinase AroL, which translates to MSEPEPPLPAASPFPYRLESVPQVQPRTPRILLVGYRGTGKSTVGRSLAAALKWSFVDCDEEVERLAGRSIADIFAQEGEERFREREAAVLREVCQQQECVIATGGGVVLRESNRLLLRQAGWVVWLRAEPEIILSRLQRDPWTAARRPALTEQGGLAEICTLLVQRTPLYAAVADHVVDTDRLSPQAVVAAILTAWSGGTWRR; encoded by the coding sequence ATGAGCGAACCGGAACCACCGCTGCCTGCTGCTTCCCCCTTCCCCTACCGGCTTGAGTCTGTTCCGCAGGTGCAGCCGAGGACTCCTCGCATCCTGCTCGTCGGCTACCGTGGCACAGGCAAGAGTACAGTGGGGCGCAGTTTGGCGGCGGCGTTGAAATGGAGCTTCGTCGATTGTGACGAAGAAGTGGAACGTCTGGCAGGACGGAGCATCGCGGACATTTTCGCCCAAGAGGGAGAAGAAAGGTTTCGCGAGCGCGAAGCAGCGGTGCTCCGCGAGGTCTGCCAGCAGCAGGAGTGCGTCATCGCAACGGGCGGAGGTGTGGTCCTGCGGGAATCTAATCGCTTGTTGCTACGTCAAGCGGGGTGGGTCGTCTGGTTACGGGCGGAACCGGAAATCATCCTGAGTCGCCTTCAGAGGGATCCATGGACGGCGGCGCGCCGACCGGCTCTGACAGAGCAAGGGGGGCTAGCGGAAATCTGTACACTGCTCGTCCAAAGAACGCCGTTGTATGCGGCAGTGGCCGACCATGTCGTGGACACAGATCGCCTATCGCCGCAGGCAGTGGTCGCTGCTATCCTCACGGCATGGAGTGGTGGAACATGGCGCCGCTGA
- a CDS encoding prepilin peptidase yields the protein MAPLILWCCFALVLGLAVGSFLNVLIARLPYEKSILWPGSHCLHCYRPIRRWDNIPVLGYLRLRGRCRWCGTPFGSRYLWVELGTGFAFLLLFVLEVLVNWYDIPQMRVDLRRGFSVLPPGPALALFFYHSVLISALIAAAVIDAEHRIIPPLIPYSGLVVGVIGGACMPWPWPQPPETAQRLPENIPWIFPEMWGLIPLGVQPWPVWGPLPHWAPAGSWQLGLLNSLIGAFAGSITVRLIRWLFSTGFGREALGLGDADLLMMAGAFLGWQIAVLSLFVGSIVALVMFVVALLFVPGNGQSATQTSGPSASQALSPTAGTSGREIPFGPGLAVGVVLTWLAWPWLGPRVQFIFFDAVIFGLAAFIICMGMLAAGLLLRRPAEDSLGTTASPLPSAKTPASDRPSTR from the coding sequence ATGGCGCCGCTGATCCTCTGGTGCTGCTTCGCCCTGGTTTTGGGGCTGGCGGTCGGCTCGTTCCTCAATGTGCTTATCGCTCGACTGCCCTACGAAAAAAGTATACTCTGGCCGGGGTCACATTGCCTCCACTGCTATCGGCCGATCCGCCGCTGGGACAACATACCAGTGCTGGGATACCTTCGGCTCCGCGGGCGTTGTCGTTGGTGTGGAACGCCTTTCGGGAGCCGCTATCTCTGGGTGGAATTGGGCACAGGTTTTGCCTTCCTGCTATTGTTTGTTCTGGAAGTGCTGGTCAATTGGTATGACATCCCCCAGATGCGCGTTGATCTCCGCCGGGGTTTCTCGGTTTTGCCGCCTGGGCCGGCCTTGGCTTTGTTTTTCTACCACAGTGTGCTGATCAGTGCCCTGATTGCTGCCGCCGTAATCGATGCTGAGCATCGTATCATTCCCCCTTTGATTCCCTACAGTGGGCTAGTTGTTGGTGTGATCGGCGGGGCCTGTATGCCGTGGCCATGGCCCCAGCCTCCAGAAACAGCTCAGCGCCTGCCGGAAAACATCCCTTGGATTTTCCCGGAAATGTGGGGATTGATTCCTCTGGGTGTTCAACCCTGGCCTGTGTGGGGACCTCTGCCACATTGGGCGCCTGCGGGAAGCTGGCAGTTGGGACTACTTAACAGCCTAATCGGAGCTTTTGCAGGTTCGATCACAGTTCGCTTGATCCGCTGGCTCTTCAGTACCGGTTTTGGCCGTGAGGCCCTCGGCTTAGGGGATGCAGATCTGCTCATGATGGCTGGCGCCTTTTTAGGCTGGCAGATTGCCGTCCTGTCTTTGTTCGTCGGGTCCATCGTGGCTTTGGTGATGTTCGTGGTCGCACTGCTGTTTGTGCCGGGGAATGGCCAGTCGGCGACACAAACCAGCGGGCCATCGGCCAGTCAGGCTTTGTCACCGACGGCGGGAACGAGCGGTCGGGAGATTCCGTTCGGTCCCGGCTTAGCCGTAGGGGTAGTGCTGACGTGGCTAGCCTGGCCGTGGCTCGGCCCGCGTGTGCAGTTCATCTTTTTCGACGCCGTCATCTTCGGTCTCGCGGCCTTCATCATCTGCATGGGCATGTTGGCCGCCGGCTTGCTCCTGCGCCGCCCGGCGGAAGATTCCTTGGGGACAACTGCCTCGCCGTTACCTTCTGCCAAAACTCCCGCCTCGGATCGCCCTTCGACACGATAG
- the hisH gene encoding imidazole glycerol phosphate synthase subunit HisH, translating to MNAMVIVDYGMGNLRSVQKALECLGYPAQITSDPEEVRRAGKVILPGVGAFADAMTRLRESGLDEALRHFVATGRPLLGICLGLQLLFSRSHEDGLHEGLNLLAGEVVRFASAPRLKVPHMGWNTLRLQQPTCPLFRGLTPEPTVYFVHSYYAMPADPSIVAATADYPTPFAAVVWKDNLVATQFHPEKSQRVGLQMLANFAQWKGEA from the coding sequence ATGAATGCGATGGTGATTGTGGATTACGGGATGGGCAATCTCCGCAGCGTGCAGAAGGCCCTGGAATGCCTGGGCTACCCAGCACAAATCACTAGCGATCCGGAGGAAGTCCGCCGGGCTGGCAAAGTCATTCTGCCGGGAGTTGGTGCATTTGCGGATGCTATGACCCGCCTGCGGGAGAGCGGCTTGGACGAAGCCCTCCGGCACTTCGTGGCCACGGGACGCCCGCTGCTTGGGATTTGTCTGGGATTGCAACTGTTATTCAGCCGAAGCCATGAAGATGGCCTCCATGAGGGACTGAACCTTCTGGCGGGAGAGGTGGTCCGATTCGCGAGTGCTCCGCGCCTGAAAGTTCCGCACATGGGGTGGAACACACTGAGGCTCCAGCAGCCAACCTGTCCCCTGTTTCGCGGTCTGACTCCTGAACCCACAGTCTATTTCGTGCATTCTTATTACGCTATGCCCGCGGACCCCTCCATCGTTGCAGCGACCGCCGATTATCCGACTCCCTTTGCCGCTGTAGTCTGGAAGGATAACCTGGTGGCAACGCAATTCCATCCGGAAAAGAGCCAGCGAGTCGGCTTACAGATGCTGGCCAACTTTGCACAATGGAAAGGCGAAGCTTGA